Proteins from a genomic interval of Micromonospora sp. NBC_00389:
- a CDS encoding RNA polymerase sigma factor, giving the protein MTDEPVHRRDEGALRALVPRVLAGLVRRGEGFDAAEDALQEALLEALRVWPEHPPRDPRAWLTTVATRRLVDAHRSEAARHRREETTYAQPRPAATEEGDDTLFLLFCCCHPDLAPTSQVALTLRAVGGLTTREIADAFYVPEATMAQRISRAKRTLRGRRLDQPGDLAVVLRVLYLVYTAGHAGRVDLAGEAIRLARQLTLATEEPEARGLLALMLLNHARLPARLDPEGRIVTLDRQDRGRWDTREIAEGVRVLQSALAMQTEERRPGRYQVEAAIAALHDDAASAEETDWPQILAWYDDLVALTDDPVRQDPAAVLGRAVAVGHVLGAASGLRETDRLREVIGERHRWHAVRGHLHELDGDLPAAASAYAEAARRATNVAERDHLVRQAAHARACPASGSARGT; this is encoded by the coding sequence CCAGGAGGCGCTGCTGGAGGCGCTCCGGGTCTGGCCCGAGCATCCGCCTCGCGACCCGCGCGCGTGGCTGACCACGGTCGCGACGCGGCGGCTTGTCGACGCCCACCGCAGCGAGGCCGCCCGACACCGCCGCGAGGAGACGACGTACGCGCAGCCGCGGCCGGCCGCCACGGAGGAGGGCGACGACACCCTCTTCCTGCTCTTCTGCTGCTGTCACCCGGACCTCGCGCCCACGTCCCAGGTGGCGCTGACCCTGCGCGCCGTCGGCGGCCTCACCACCCGGGAGATCGCCGACGCCTTCTACGTCCCCGAGGCGACGATGGCGCAGCGGATCAGCCGCGCCAAGCGCACCCTGCGCGGGCGCCGCCTGGACCAGCCCGGCGACCTCGCCGTCGTGCTGCGCGTGCTCTACCTCGTCTACACCGCCGGCCACGCGGGCCGGGTGGACCTGGCCGGCGAGGCGATCCGGCTCGCCCGTCAGCTCACCCTGGCCACGGAGGAGCCCGAGGCGCGTGGGCTGCTCGCGCTGATGCTGCTGAACCACGCCCGGCTCCCGGCGCGGCTCGATCCCGAGGGCCGGATCGTCACGCTCGACCGGCAGGACCGCGGCCGGTGGGACACGCGCGAGATCGCCGAGGGCGTGCGCGTCCTGCAGTCGGCGCTCGCCATGCAGACCGAAGAGCGGCGCCCGGGCCGCTACCAGGTCGAGGCCGCGATCGCCGCCCTGCACGACGACGCGGCGAGCGCCGAGGAGACCGACTGGCCGCAGATCCTCGCCTGGTACGACGACCTCGTCGCGCTGACCGACGACCCCGTGCGCCAGGACCCCGCCGCGGTACTCGGCCGCGCGGTCGCGGTCGGCCACGTCCTCGGTGCCGCCTCCGGGCTGCGCGAGACGGACCGGCTGCGCGAGGTGATCGGCGAGCGGCACCGGTGGCACGCCGTGCGCGGGCACCTGCACGAGCTCGATGGCGACCTGCCCGCCGCCGCCTCGGCGTACGCAGAGGCGGCCCGCCGGGCCACGAACGTCGCCGAGCGCGACCACCTGGTCCGCCAGGCCGCCCACGCGCGAGCTTGTCCCGCCAGCGGATCGGCTCGCGGAACGTGA